In the genome of Calothrix sp. PCC 6303, the window TTCAAAGTTTTGAGATGAAAAGATAATTTAGATTGGCTGGTTCCTAGATGATCACATAGGTGACACACACATAACTCTTGAGAGCGCAACAGTTCTAATACTTTAATCCGCAGCGGGTCGGACAAAGCGTGAAAACCAGCAATGATGCTATTTGGCGTGAGGGTGTAAGCAGAATTCATCAATAATGATTGAAATATAAGTCTTGTGCTAACCATACTAGGCTAAATTTAGTTTAGACTTCAACAATTGAACCTCGCAGCCCTGATCAGTAAGAACGTAGCTATCTACACTTCCTCCACCACAGGTAAATCAAACCAAAATGTGGTACCCACACCTTCCTCACTTACCAAATTCACCTTACTATTGTGCTTGTCGATAATATTCCGGACAATCGACAAACCTAAACCTGTACCTTCAAGGGTGTGAACGCGGTTTTCAACCCGGAAAAAGCGATCAAAAATAGCTTCTTGATCCTCCACTGCAATACCGATACCAGTATCCGATATTTCGATGCGAACAAAACTTCCTTGGTTAGGGAAATTGGGTTTAGCATCGACTTTATATGCTCGAAAAGCGACTTTACCACCACCAGTAGTAAATTTGAGAGCATTCCCTACCAAATTTCCAAACACTTGCAACAACAAGTCATAATTACCCACAACCAACGGTAAATTGGGAGCAACATCTTGAATTAATTCAATTCCCTTATCTCTGGCATTAAGTTGATAAGTTCGTAAAGTTTGCTCAATCGCTTGCGTTAAATCCAAACCATCCAAGTTATAACTACGTCCTGACTCCAACTTTGATAAATCTAAAACATCATTTACCAACCTAGTCAATCTATCAGTTTCATGATTGACTGTCGTCAAAAACTCTTTCCTCTCTTCTACTGCTAAATCTTCACCGTAATCATGCAGTGTTTCTATGTATGTTTTGATATTAAATAAGGGAGTTCGTAATTCGTGGGAAATATTGCTGATAAATTGACTTTTTGCCTCATTTAGTTCTACCTCACGAGTAATATCCTGCACCGTAATAGCAATACCTTTGATACTTTCCCGTTGAAGATTAAGAACAGTAGTTAACAAAATCCGAACTATTCGCTTAGTTGGTTGCGATAATTGAACCCGAAATTCGGCACTTTCTCGATTTCCTGCGGCAACTTCGTTAAGTGAATTGGAAATATCTGACTGGAGATTTGCTGGGAGGTGATTTACAACATTTTCCCCCACAACCTCTATCCCTTCCCAACCAAAGATACGTCTAGCGGTGGGATTTACCAGCACCACATGCATATTGTTATCAATTAAAACTGCACCATCGGCAATTGTGGAGACGAGGGTTTCTAACTTGGCTTTTTCAGCGGTTAATTCTTCGATATTTTGCTCTTCATAACGTTCTAAACGTTCTGCCATATCATTAAAACTGAAGATTAATTCTCCAAGTTCACCCCCTAAAGGTAAATCGATTCGTTGTTTAAAGTTCCCAGTGGCAATTTCTTGGACACCCACCACTAACTCTTTGATGGGTTTAGTAATTGTTAAAGCATTTACTACCCCTGCTAAAATCACCATTACCCAAATCGTAATGAATACAGCAATGGTGACATCACGGGTAAAATTGCTAGAGACAACACCTGCCGGGTTTGGGTTAATTCCAATTGCTAAAACACCCAGATATTTGCCATTCGCAGTCAGGGGAACAAATACATCGGTAACTTCACCATCTGGGGTTCTGTGTTGCCTCACCATGGGTTTATCAGCATCCACAGCGTAATCATCTGGTAGTTGAATGCTGCGTTGAATGGTAAGAGAGTTTTCTACCTCTGGTTCCCAAAAAGGAACACCGAAGAAAATTTTACCTTCTTCATCCGCATATAACATGTAGCGAACGCTGGAAGTTGTACGGTAAAAACGTTGTGAAAACTGAGCTACCTCTGTAAGATTATTTTCGGCAATAAGTGGGGCAACGTTTGCGGATAGTAGTAGTCCCAAGTCTCGACCAAAACGTGTATCATTGAGCCTTGCGTCCTGCTGAATGGAGTTGATTGCCCAAAACGTTAAACCACTCATGACTAGGGACACCACCAGTGTGGCGGCTCCCAGGAGCTTGGTTTGGAGGGTAAATTGCTGCCACCAGGTGGCTATCGCTTCTCGAATGGGGGTAAAAATAGAGAACATTTTAAAATGAAGTCATTAAATAATTTTTCTTATAGATAGTTCCAACCACTAAAAAATTAACAGTTAATTTGATAAATAGCGAATTCGTGGGATACTAGGGGCTAAGATTTAGCCTAGATGATTTTGCTAGGCTTGCTCGCTTTTTGCGTAATTTTTTTTGGAAGAAGATTTTTAAATACTGAAAAGAGTTGAATCACGCAGAAACTGGCTGCTGATTTTACGGGTTAAATTTTCATTGCAATAATTTTAACCTAACTTGCACTTTGTCTCTGGCGGAATACAGACCTGCACTTAGAGTCCAGGCTGTTGACTGAATTGGTAATTGCTAATTATGTGGGTTTCAAGCTAGGCTGTAAACTTTAATCTAATTTTCACGCTTTTTGTTCATATAGTTTTTGTGTCATCGACTGGTTCCTAGGCTCTGCCTGGGAACCCAAGCCAGAGGCTCTACCTCTTGCCCAGAGTGGAGGCAGAGCCTCCAACTCTGTATTCCTTGCCAGAGACAAGGAACAAGTTATGTCACAGATATTGCGTGAACTTTTAGCTCCAAAAAAGCACAGAGTCAACAGCCTAGTTTCAAGCCCCCACTGATTGCTATTGCCTAGCTTGCTTCTCGCTCTGTGAGTATTGCGTTAGCCTAGCCCATTGCGAATTGGTTTCAACTTTGATGTAATTTTCATGCCTTGAGTTGAGAGAATTTTGATCAAATCCCTGGTTGCTAGTACTCCAGCAAGAAAACTCTGATTGATGGATGAAATTTATTACTGATAACCGATAACCGATTACTTGTAGGGGAAACCGAACAAAAATCACAGTATCTCCAGACATTGTTTGACAATAAACCTGCAAAAATAACTGTAGATGACAAGTATCACATCACTGTTAAATAACAATTAGCCTGAAACATAGGTTATGGTTATGCAAATTCCTAAACTAACTCATTCAATCCGTCAATTCCGCAGTAAAATGTTGGCGCTATCTATTAGTGTTGTATTTATTGCTGGGACTATCAGTGTTTTACCTGTACAGGCGCAACTAGTAACTAATACTACTAACACAGCACAAATTACTAGCCAAAAGCCATCAGCAGCGACAGCCGCCATTGGCAATAGTAGCTTTGTGACATCAGCGGTGAATCGAGTTGGTCCAGCAGTAGTCCGAATTGATACTGAAAGAACAATTACACGACGAGTGAATGATCCGTTTTTTGATGATCCGTTTCTAAGGAGATTTTTTGGTGATAACCTACCGCAACAACTGCCACCAGAACAACAGCGGGGTTTAGGATCAGGTTTTATTCTTGATAAAAGCGGCTTTGTTTTAACCAATGCCCATGTGGTTGATAGAGCTGATAAAGTGACAGTGCGTCTCAAAGATGGACGCTCATTTGAGGGTAAAGTCCAAGGTATAGATGAAGTCACCGATTTAGCCCTAGTCAAAATTAATGCTGGTGGCGATTTACCAGTTGCAGTATTGGGTTCTTCCTCCCAAGTCCAAGTGGGAGATTGGGCGATCGCAGTCGGCAATCCGCTAGGATTAGATAATACTGTCACTTTGGGAATTGTGAGTACTTTGCGTCGTACCAGTCGGGATGTGGGGATTGGTGGTAACAAACGCTTAGAATTTATTCAAACTGATGCAGCAATTAACCCAGGGAATTCTGGTGGTCCCTTGGTAAACGCTTCGGGTGAAGTAATTGGAATTAATACAGCAATTCGCGGTGATGCAATGGGTATTGGCTTTGCTATTCCCATTGATAAAGCAAAAGCGATCGCATCACAACTACAACGCGGTGAAAAGGTAGCACACCCCTTTATTGGTATCGGGATGGAGGATTTAACACCGGAATTAGCCAAAACCATTAATTCAAACCCCAATTCACCGATTCAACTTCCAGAAGTTAAGGGTATTTTAGTTGCACGAGTTGTTCCTAATTCTCCCGCAGCATCCGCAGGCATCCGTCCTGGTGATGTAATTCTCCAAGTTGATGGAAAATTAGTCAACAATGGTGAACAATTACTGAATATTGTGGAACAAAGCCGCATCGGACAAACTTTGCAACTCAAAGTCCAACGTGGAACTCAAACACAACAGTTATCGATTCGCACTGCACAGTTACAGGATGCGTCGTAGAAGATAGAAATATCATCATTTTTCTAGGACAACTTTCAAATCTCTCGTAAACCCGGTTTCTTTCTGAGGAATCGGGTTTATGTGTTATACAAAAAGTCCGTATATGTTCACCTTTATAGGGTGTAGGATCAAGTGCAGCCTCATACAGGATTTATCAGCTATTTTTTTTTCGCTTTCCAAGTTCCTCCATACAGGTAAAAAGGATTGTTTTTACTCACTTTTTCCCAACAATCAGGACATGCGAATATCCATCGACAATCATCTTGGTATTGAATTCGATATAAAATCGCTGTATTTTGGCTGCACAAATCACAGGATTTAGTCCTTAATTGGCGAGGCATAATTATTAATTAGTTGTTTCCAATTGCTGTAACTGTTGCTTTACCCATTCCCGCAGTTTTTCGTCGGGGTCATTTATTTTTCTGTCGCGTAACAGTGACAACACCTGTGAATGGTTGGGATAATGCTTGAGAATTATCTCCAGCGCAGTGTGACGAGGATTAGTTTCATACTCACCATATTTACCTTCGCTACGCTGAAATGGGTCATTAACTGCAACATTACAAAATAATTCAAAAATACCTGATTCATCTTTGAAATTGCGGGCTAATTCCTGTACCGCAGCACCTCGCACATACTCGTTATCATCAGTTTGAGCGTGTTGTTTCAAGATGGGTAGGGTATCGGGGTCATCTTTGAAATTGCGGGCTAATTCCTGTACCGCAGCACCTCGCACAGAGCCGTTATCATCAGTTTGAGCGCGCTGTTTCAAGATGGGTAGGGTATCGGGGTCATCTTTGAAATTGCGGGCTAATTCCTGTACCGCAGCACCTCGCACAGAGCCGTTATCATCAGTTTGAGCGCGCTGTTTCAAGATGGGTAAAGTATCGAGGTCATCTTTGAAATTGCGGGCTAATTCCTGTACCGCAGCACCTCGCACATACTCGTTATCATCAGTTTGAGCGCGCTGTTTCAAGATGGGTAAAGTATCGCGGTCATCTTTGAAATTGCGGGCTAATTCCTGTACCGCAGCACCTCGCACATACTCGTTATCATCAGTTTGGGCGCGTTGTTTCAAGATGGGTAAAGTATCGCGGTCATCTTTGAAATTGCGGGCTAATTCCTGTACCGCAGCACCTCGCACATACTCGTTATCATCAGTTTGGGCGCGTTGTTTCAAGATGGGTAAAGTATCGCGGTCATCTTTGAAATTGCGGGCTAATTCCTGTACCGCAGCACGTCGCATAGACGAGTCATCATCAGTTTGAGCGCGTTGTTTCAACCAGGGTAAAGTATCGGGGTCATCATTCCATGTAGTGACTATGGTTGTTATTGCCAAAGTCCGAATTTCTGTAACGTTTTGGTTATCCGCTACAACATACTGCATGTTGAAAATTGTTAGTTGACGATAAAACCCATAACCAATCAATTTATCAATAACTGCAAATAACTTCCTATCTTGAGTATAAATATCTCGATTTTTCCTTTCCCTGACTTCAGCCAAACATCCCGCAGCTAAAAACAAATTACTAAACTTATTTGCTTCCCCATCAATCCCCATCAAATATTCAATAATCTCCGCGACAAATTTAGGATTAATTACCCCAGCTATTAACCTTAAAACCTCGTGCCAGCTTTCATCATGCCAATGCTGACCAAAAACTTCAGTTTTAAGTTGCTCTAAAGTCAACTTTTGTTCTCTTTCAAATTGCCAGCGAAAAGCTTCAGCACAAAAATATTCTAAAAATGTCCGATGGACAAAGGCGTAATAATTATCACCAGCGTGACACAAAATAAAATTACGCTGACGTAACTCTTCAATCAAAACTTTTGCAGCTTCCCTCGTGTCAATTTTTTGATAACCAATAGTTTCTAAATAACCTTGGAAAATCTGCTGTAAATCATTGCCATTAATTAAATTTCCCGTCAAACCTTTTTCATTTGCCTGCATTTGATGTGCAACTTGCCGCAACATCGCTTGTTTGTCACTTAAATCAATCGGAAACCGAGACATTTTGGCATTAGTTAAATGTCTTTCGGCATCCCATTGTTGTAACAACACTTCCGATGCCTTCTCATACAATGTGCTTCTATCCCGTGGCAATTCCCGATGACGGTTGAGTATTGCCATCATCGTCAATAATAAAGGGTTTCCGGCTAATTCTTTAATCGCTTTACTGCGTTCTATTCCCCTTTCCAATCGTGCTTTTTTATCGGCGGCATCGGTTTTGTCATTAAAGGTTAATTGATGCCATTTATTAATGAAATCCTGAATTTGTTCATCATCAAAATCCTGCAACATCAAGTGACGAAATTCGCTATTACGAAAGCGTTCATCCTTGTAGCCAATGACGCGAGAAGTCACGATTACCTGCACATCGGGAGTAGAGGTTCACAGGATTTAAAGTGTTACCAAGTAAATTAAGTACGAATAGATGGTAGATTAAGATGCATGGATGTAATGTGCCTTGTTTACGGGATTGAAATTCCAAGCTCAGATTGGGAAAAAACTCCACCCAGCATCAAAGAACTGGTGGAGAAAATGGGGCAGCGTATCAAGAAATCCGAACAAGAGTTAGCGGATAAAGAATCCAAAAATCAAGAATTGTTAGAAAAAATCAATCGAACATCAAAAAATTCCTCATCTCCCCCGTCAAGCGACCCACTCAATAGCGAAAAACTTCTATCAAAAAAGAAGAGTGATAAAAAGCGAGGCGGACAACCGGGACATAAAGGGCATAGTCGTCATCTGTATGAAGTATCGGAATGCGACAGCGTTCTAGAACATCAGCCAGAAAAATGTAAGTGTTGTGGAGAAAAGTTAGTAGGAGTTGATAGCAATCCCGTAAGGCATCAAGTAGTCGAAATCCCGCCAATAAATCCCATAATCATAGAACATCGACTACATCAACTCGAATGTCAGCATTGTGGAACCTTGACTCGTGCAAGCTTACCAGCAGATGTACCAATTCGCGGTTACGGTGTAAGGGTAGTGGCACTTGTCGCAGTATTAAGCGGATTATACCGTCACAGTACGCGGATGGTACAAAGCGCGATGCAAGATATTTTTGGAGTCACGATGTGCTTGGGTACAGTAAATAAATTGAGACTCGAAGCAAGCGATGCGATTGCAGAATCGGTATTAGAAGCAAAGACATACGTGCAAAACTCTGCTGTTGTGGGAGCAGATGAAACAAGTTTTAGCCAAGGAAACGTTGATGGATGTAATGATAAAAATAGAAAGGCTTGGCTGTGGGTTGCAGTCACAACGCCACATGCTTCAAGTCGGCAAAGCCGCCCAACGCAGTGGCTCCCCCTAGTAACATTTTTTCAAGTCACACTTTCCCGTTGTACGGATACAGCCAAAAATCTACTGGGGGAAAACTTTGGTGGAATTTTAAACTCCGACCGATATGCATCGTATAACTGGGTTGACTTGGAGCAACGGCAGTTGTGCTGGGCGCACTTAAAAAGGGAATTTATCAAAATATCAGAGCGGGCTGGAGTTTCCCAGGATATTGAAAATGCTCTGGTTGAACAGCAAGAAAAATTATTTGAATTGTGGCATCGAGTTCGAGATGGAACTTTGAGCCGTTGCGAGTTTCAACTTTTAGTCCCACAGATTCGCAACTCAATCAAGTCGAAATTACAAGAAGCTGCAAATTATGAGATTGCAGCACAGGAAAAAACTCCGCTGGCAAAAACCGTTCGTACCTGTCGTCAACTCTTAAAAGTTGAGCAAGCTTTGTGGCTGTTTGTCGAAGTTGAGGATGTGGAACCGACAAATAATGCTGCCGAAAGAGCAATACGTCCTGCTGTCATTTGGAGACGTACCAGTTTTGGCTCCCAAACAAAGGCTGGCAGCAATTTCGTTGCTAGAATGTTGACCGTTGTTACTACCCTAAAGTCCCAACGTCGAAATGTCTTGGAATTTATGACTCAAGCAGTTAGTTCTAAGCGTCACAATCAACCAACTCCTAGTTTACTTCCCCAAATTCCTGTCGATAGAACTTGCTGTCAAAAAAGCTGATAAAAACCTACGAAGTTATTCCCCTATTTCAATTCACATATTACCTTCATCTTTTGACCTATAACTCCTGGAAACACAAGGGTTTCATTTTCTTGTAATTTGCGATCGCCTGTGATCGATTACCATCGGGATATTTATCAGTAAAGCGAATAATATCGTTAATAATGTCTTCCCGTTGAGTTGGGCTAAATACTTCATCCAACCCATCAAACATTACCAAAGCATGGAGGATGTAGTCGATTAGCGGAAATATTAGGAGATGTTTCACACGACAGTGTGAACAGATTCTTGCTTAGAGAAAGGTATGAGCCAAAAGATTTATTCGACATAGTGACAGACATAATCAATTTGTCAGGAGGTATATTAAGCGTAGATGATACAGTCATAGAAAAGTTGTATAGTAATCCAAAATACGCAGAATTAATTGGTTACTTTTGGTCAGGAAAATACCATAAAACTATTAAGGGATTAAATTTAATCACACTTTATTATAGCGATATTCATGGACATTCGGTTCCAATAAATTACAGGATATATGATAAGCAGGAGGGAAAAACAAAAAACGATTATTTCCAAGAAATGGTAGTAGAAGTGATTAGTTGGGGATTAAAACCACAAATAGTTACAGGAGACAGTTGGTACTCAGGAGTAGAAAATCTGAAATTTTTAAGAAACCAGAAATTGGGTTTTCTATTTGGAGTTGAGAAGAACAGAACAGTATCAAAAGAACCTGGAAAGTACTGCCAGGTAAGGATTTTAGATATTCCAAATGAAGGATTAGTAACTCATTTAAGGGAATTTGGGTTTATAAAATTGTTTAGGAAAGACTTTAAAAAAGAAGACTCTAGACATTATATATTTCATCTGCCTTCAGAAGAAAATCTCAAAGAGTGTTTAGAACAGATAACCAGAAGTACTTTCGTTACAATTCATGATACACATTGGGGCATTGAAACTTTTCATAGAGCAATAAAACAGCTATGTGGTATTTGTCGGTTCATGGTTAGAGATAGCTATGCAATAAAAACACATATATTCTGCTCGCTTCAAGCATTTGTTCGTTTAGAAAAAATGCGCTCTGAAAAAACCATTAGCAATTGGTACGAAGTACAAAGAAACCTATTTACAAATGTTATTCGTGAATATGTTTTGGATAATTTGAGTGCTACTTGTGCGGCTTAAATACATAGACTAGTTTTCTTGTCAATGCGTAAGTCCTAGTCTATCTTGGAAACTGTAGTTTTCCATCAAGATCTTGAGATTGCTTCCTTACGTCGCAATGACGCATTTGAATCGCTCAAAAAACTCCGGGTTTCATCATGGACGAGGTTTATTCGGATTGTGGCAGAATGCGATCGCATAACATCAACATTGGGGTAATTATTCAGATTGTGGCACAGTGCGATCGCATAACATCAATACCCCCCTAATTATCAACATTGTGGCAGAATGCGATCGCACTCTCTCATGCATTTAAGTAATCGCGCAGAATTATTTACACACAAGTATCTAGTCTGGATAAGGGTTTCATACCTTAATATTGTGTAATTAATTTTGTTTAACTACTTATTACTTCCTCTGTAAATACTGCCGCAAACTCAATAAACTAGCTGTATGTGCTAAAGATAACGGCAGAATAGATACACCCTCAATCCGAGATTGCACCCAACCTTCTCCCCAATACCATTCGTGGAAACCATCAATTCCTTGACTCAGAAGCAAGCGAAGGGAATTAGTATTTACAACATCTACCTGATGATGAATCGGAATTAATCCCACTTGACGGGTAAACTGTAAGCCTGAGTGCAGTTCTGTAGGCATTTTGGCTGTAAAGTTGCCAGGTAGCAACCATTTTTCTAATTGCATTGGCAGCAATAGACTATCATGGATAGCTGTGGCAGTTGCATCTAGTTCGATTCGCAGTTGAGTTTGTTGAAATTTACCAAACATGTGTAAAATCTGGGAAGCTTTGTTTTTAGTATGACAAACACTTGCGGCAGGGTGTGGAAAAAAACAAGAAAAGCATTTACCAATTTTTGAGCGCTTTTTGATTGCATAAGTCTAATTACCGACGATAAGCACTTTACAATAGTAAACATGTGTTTATTAAGAAATGTTAGGTTATCATGGCGGATCAGCTAATTCGTGCAACAGCAGCCGATGGAGGCATTCGGGTAGTGGGTGCCATTACCACACGCCTGACAGAGGAGACACGGCAACGCCATAATTTATCCTATGTGGCAACAGCAGCAATAGGTCGAACTATGGTAGCTGGCTTACTAATGGCTTCTAGTATGAAGCGGCAGGGGTCACGGGTGAATGTGCGAGTTAAGGGTGACGGTCCTCTGGGCGGTATACTGGTGGATGCTGGGTTAGATGGAACTGTGCGGGGTTTTGTCGAAAACCCATCCGTAGAGTTACCTCCAAACTCTAAAGGTAAGCTTGATGTCGGTGGTGCAGTTGGTAAGGGTTTTCTGTATGTGGTGCGCGATGTTGGCTATGGATACCCGTATTCCAGTACTGTCGAGTTAGTTTCAGGGGAAATTGGTGACGACATAGCTCACTATTTGGTAAGTTCGGAACAAACTCCATCAGCCTTTGTTGTGGGTGTATTTGTCGAACCAAGTGGAGTAACCGCAGCAGGTGGAATATTGGTGCAGGTTCTACCAAAAGCTGCGCGTGATGAAGCTTTAGTGGCAACTTTAGAATCTAGGATAGCGGCACTATCTGGTTTCACTCCGTTGATGCAATCTGGTAAATCTTTGGGTGATATTTTTCACGATTTATTAGGAGATATGGGGTTAACAATATTTCCAGAAACCCAGATATTACGCTTTCATTGTGGTTGTTCGTTTGAACGGGTTTTGGGTGCTTTGACAATTTTGGGAGAAGCAGAACTACAGGACATGATTGTTAAAGATCATGGTGCAGAAGTTACTTGTGATTTTTGCGGTACTGTATACCAAGCAAGTGAGCATGATTTAACTAAACTGATTGATAATTTGCAAAATGATGCATCTGAATCAGTTAACAGTTAACTAGTTTCAGTTATGAAATGTCAGTTAACAGTTATTAGCTGTTGCTAAGAAATAAACCCATAAAACAACTAATCGAAGTTGTAAGTTATACAATCTCTTTGAAAATTAGAGTTTGTGTATCTTGGAATTGTTGAAAATGTAGAGATGCTGTCATGAGAAAGCTAGCTTTTTCTCAGGGAGAAAGTTACTATGACAGAAACTGAAGTTGGATCTTCTAAAACAGATTGTTATTACATTATTGTGGTGTGAGAGATGACAGAGCGGGATATTCCAGATAGTTGGTCAGCAGATAAAGGCAGACCACAAGATGAAACCACGAGGTTATCTCGAAATCAGCAATTTATTGAAACCAATGCGTCTGGTGTCTCAGGTACCAGTTCTAAATCCAAGTCAGTGAAACAACAAACAAGTAATTCGCCAAAGCTAGATTTACAGAAGCAAACAAAATCTACAAAAATTCAGGGTAAAAAACCTGGTAAGCTACCTGGTTTTATCAAGAGTTGGGTTTTGTGGGGAGCGCTTTTAGCTTTGGTACCAGGGACAATTGGTTTTATGGCGATGGCAATATTATTTAAGTTGCCTTCTGCACCCAATTGTCCAGCAATTTTCTGGCCCCTTGCTAGCGCTTCGGTACGGTTACATTGCGCTCAAGTGGCAGCTTCTAAGCAAACTACAAATGATTTACTACAAGCGATCGCATTAGTTAAACAACTACCAGCAAATCATCCCCTACGTCCAGAAATTGACCGGATGCTGGAAGAATGGTCAATGGAAATCCTCAAAATTGCGGAAATTGGTTTCCAAGATGGGAAACTGGATCAAGCGATCGCATCTGCTCACAAAATACCCAAGGATCTACCTGCATATAGCAAGGTAGAAGAAAAAATTGCCAAGTGGAGATCCGTTTGGGCAAAAGCTGAAGGCATTTATCGAGAGGCAGAAGATGAGATACGGGAAGCACGTTGGCATGACGCTTTTATGGCAGCTTCTCAATTGTTGCGTATAGATAACAAATTTTGGGAAACAACTAAGTATCAACAGTTAAATAACTTGATTACCAAAACTAGGGAAGATGGTGATAAGTTAGCCAAAGCTGAAGGTTTAGCCAAAAATAATAGTGTTGATGATTTAGTAGCAGCAATTAAGTTAGCCGAAGGAATCACCGCAGATAGTTATCTTTATCAGAAAGCCCAGGAAGCAATCCCCCTATTTGGACGGCAAATGTTGGAAATTGCCGAACGCAAACTCAACAAGCGTGACGCAGATGAGGCAATTTCTATTGCCCAACAAATCCCCGCAAATGCCGGATTACAAACCGAAACTGAAGACTTTATCGCCATTGCCGATGCTCAACGCAATGCCTGGGTTGGTACAGTTTCCGGCTTAGAGGCAGCTATTGCCCAAGCACAACAAATCAATTCCGACAGAGCAGTGTATCCCAAAGCACAACAGTTAATTGCTAGTTGGCAGCTAGAAATCCAAGATGTAGGGCGTTTAGAAAAAGCCCGTCTACTAGCAACTCAGGGTACAGTGCCAGATTTAACATCAGCCATAGCCGAAGCCCAATTAGTCCCAGTTGGTAATCCCCGCTCCCGTGAAGCCCGCCAAGAGATTAATCGCTGGGCATCACAGGTACAAACCATTGAAGATAGACCAATTTTAGACAGAGCGGATCAACTGGCATTACTCCAAGACCCCGGTTCCTTGCAAGCAGCGATCGCTGAAGCCACCCGAATCCGTCGGGGACGTGCTTTAT includes:
- a CDS encoding ArsR/SmtB family transcription factor — translated: MNSAYTLTPNSIIAGFHALSDPLRIKVLELLRSQELCVCHLCDHLGTSQSKLSFHLKTLKEAGLVNSRQEGRWIYYSLNLPQFVALEEYLAEFRRRSLMLPSTPCTDAE
- the nblS gene encoding two-component system sensor histidine kinase NblS, which encodes MFSIFTPIREAIATWWQQFTLQTKLLGAATLVVSLVMSGLTFWAINSIQQDARLNDTRFGRDLGLLLSANVAPLIAENNLTEVAQFSQRFYRTTSSVRYMLYADEEGKIFFGVPFWEPEVENSLTIQRSIQLPDDYAVDADKPMVRQHRTPDGEVTDVFVPLTANGKYLGVLAIGINPNPAGVVSSNFTRDVTIAVFITIWVMVILAGVVNALTITKPIKELVVGVQEIATGNFKQRIDLPLGGELGELIFSFNDMAERLERYEEQNIEELTAEKAKLETLVSTIADGAVLIDNNMHVVLVNPTARRIFGWEGIEVVGENVVNHLPANLQSDISNSLNEVAAGNRESAEFRVQLSQPTKRIVRILLTTVLNLQRESIKGIAITVQDITREVELNEAKSQFISNISHELRTPLFNIKTYIETLHDYGEDLAVEERKEFLTTVNHETDRLTRLVNDVLDLSKLESGRSYNLDGLDLTQAIEQTLRTYQLNARDKGIELIQDVAPNLPLVVGNYDLLLQVFGNLVGNALKFTTGGGKVAFRAYKVDAKPNFPNQGSFVRIEISDTGIGIAVEDQEAIFDRFFRVENRVHTLEGTGLGLSIVRNIIDKHNSKVNLVSEEGVGTTFWFDLPVVEEV
- a CDS encoding HhoA/HhoB/HtrA family serine endopeptidase, whose protein sequence is MQIPKLTHSIRQFRSKMLALSISVVFIAGTISVLPVQAQLVTNTTNTAQITSQKPSAATAAIGNSSFVTSAVNRVGPAVVRIDTERTITRRVNDPFFDDPFLRRFFGDNLPQQLPPEQQRGLGSGFILDKSGFVLTNAHVVDRADKVTVRLKDGRSFEGKVQGIDEVTDLALVKINAGGDLPVAVLGSSSQVQVGDWAIAVGNPLGLDNTVTLGIVSTLRRTSRDVGIGGNKRLEFIQTDAAINPGNSGGPLVNASGEVIGINTAIRGDAMGIGFAIPIDKAKAIASQLQRGEKVAHPFIGIGMEDLTPELAKTINSNPNSPIQLPEVKGILVARVVPNSPAASAGIRPGDVILQVDGKLVNNGEQLLNIVEQSRIGQTLQLKVQRGTQTQQLSIRTAQLQDAS
- a CDS encoding HEAT repeat domain-containing protein — its product is MTSRVIGYKDERFRNSEFRHLMLQDFDDEQIQDFINKWHQLTFNDKTDAADKKARLERGIERSKAIKELAGNPLLLTMMAILNRHRELPRDRSTLYEKASEVLLQQWDAERHLTNAKMSRFPIDLSDKQAMLRQVAHQMQANEKGLTGNLINGNDLQQIFQGYLETIGYQKIDTREAAKVLIEELRQRNFILCHAGDNYYAFVHRTFLEYFCAEAFRWQFEREQKLTLEQLKTEVFGQHWHDESWHEVLRLIAGVINPKFVAEIIEYLMGIDGEANKFSNLFLAAGCLAEVRERKNRDIYTQDRKLFAVIDKLIGYGFYRQLTIFNMQYVVADNQNVTEIRTLAITTIVTTWNDDPDTLPWLKQRAQTDDDSSMRRAAVQELARNFKDDRDTLPILKQRAQTDDNEYVRGAAVQELARNFKDDRDTLPILKQRAQTDDNEYVRGAAVQELARNFKDDRDTLPILKQRAQTDDNEYVRGAAVQELARNFKDDLDTLPILKQRAQTDDNGSVRGAAVQELARNFKDDPDTLPILKQRAQTDDNGSVRGAAVQELARNFKDDPDTLPILKQHAQTDDNEYVRGAAVQELARNFKDESGIFELFCNVAVNDPFQRSEGKYGEYETNPRHTALEIILKHYPNHSQVLSLLRDRKINDPDEKLREWVKQQLQQLETTN
- the tnpC gene encoding IS66 family transposase; its protein translation is MDVMCLVYGIEIPSSDWEKTPPSIKELVEKMGQRIKKSEQELADKESKNQELLEKINRTSKNSSSPPSSDPLNSEKLLSKKKSDKKRGGQPGHKGHSRHLYEVSECDSVLEHQPEKCKCCGEKLVGVDSNPVRHQVVEIPPINPIIIEHRLHQLECQHCGTLTRASLPADVPIRGYGVRVVALVAVLSGLYRHSTRMVQSAMQDIFGVTMCLGTVNKLRLEASDAIAESVLEAKTYVQNSAVVGADETSFSQGNVDGCNDKNRKAWLWVAVTTPHASSRQSRPTQWLPLVTFFQVTLSRCTDTAKNLLGENFGGILNSDRYASYNWVDLEQRQLCWAHLKREFIKISERAGVSQDIENALVEQQEKLFELWHRVRDGTLSRCEFQLLVPQIRNSIKSKLQEAANYEIAAQEKTPLAKTVRTCRQLLKVEQALWLFVEVEDVEPTNNAAERAIRPAVIWRRTSFGSQTKAGSNFVARMLTVVTTLKSQRRNVLEFMTQAVSSKRHNQPTPSLLPQIPVDRTCCQKS